A genome region from Vulpes lagopus strain Blue_001 chromosome 7, ASM1834538v1, whole genome shotgun sequence includes the following:
- the CCR9 gene encoding C-C chemokine receptor type 9 has protein sequence MVPTEFTNLISNISDDYSYHSTSPVDDYMNFPDLFCQKGHVRQFASHFLPPLYWLVFIVGTLGNSLVILVYCYCTRVKTMTDMFLLNLAIADLLFLFTLPFWAIAAADQWKFQTALCKVVNSMYKMNFYSCVLLIMCISVDRYIAIAQATKAQTWRQKRLVYSKMVCFTVWVVAATLCIPELLYSQLKEESDITICTMVYPSDQNSKVKSVVLTLKVILGFFLPFVVMACCYTIIIYTLLQARKSSKHKALKVTITVLTVFVLSQFPYNCILLVQTIDAYTVFLSNCAISTNVDICFQVTQTIAFFHSCLNPVLYVFVGERFRRDLVKTLKSLGCISQEQWVSFTRREGSVKLSSMLLETTSGALSY, from the exons ATGGTGCCCACAGAATTCACA AACCTCATCTCTAACATATCTGATGACTACAGCTACCACTCCACGTCTCCCGTGGATGACTACATGAACTTCCCTGATTTATTCTGTCAGAAAGGCCACGTCCGGCAGTTCGCGAGCCACTTCCTCCCACCCTTGTACTGGCTTGTGTTCATCGTGGGCACCTTGGGCAACAGTCTGGTCATCCTCGTCTACTGCTACTGCACCAGAGTGAAGACCATGACCGACATGTTCCTTTTGAATTTGGCAATTGCCgaccttctttttctcttcacgCTTCCCTTCTGGGCCATCGCTGCCGCCGACCAGTGGAAGTTCCAGACCGCCCTGTGCAAAGTGGTCAATAGTATGTACAAGATGAATTTCTACAGCTGTGTGCTGCTGATCATGTGCATCAGTGTGGACAGGTACATTGCCATTGCCCAGGCCACGAAAGCGCAGACCTGGAGGCAGAAGAGACTTGTGTACAGCAAAATGGTTTGCTTCACTGTCTGGGTGGTGGCAGCCACACTCTGCATCCCGGAACTCCTGTACAGTCAACTCAAGGAGGAATCTGACATCACCATCTGCACCATGGTTTACCCTAGTGACCAGAACAGCAAAGTCAAGTCGGTTGTCCTGACCCTGAAGGTCATCCTGGGCTTCTTCCTCCCTTTTGTGGTCATGGCTTGCTGCTACACCATCATCATTTACACTCTGTTGCAAGCCAGGAAGTCATCCAAGCACAAGGCCCTGAAGGTGACCATCACTGTCCTTACTGTCTTCGTCCTATCTCAGTTTCCCTACAACTGCATTCTGTTGGTGCAGACCATCGATGCCTACACTGTGTTCCTCTCCAACTGTGCCATTTCCACCAACGTTGACATCTGCTTCCAGGTCACTCAAACCATTGCCTTCTTCCACAGTTGTCTGAACCCCGTTCTCTATGTCTTTGTGGGCGAGAGATTCCGCCGGGATCTTGTGAAGACCCTGAAGAGCTTGGGTTGCATCAGCCAGGAGCAGTGGGTCTCATTCACAAGGAGAGAGGGGAGCGTGAAGCTGTCATCTATGTTGCTGGAGACAACCTCGGGAGCTCTCTCCTACTGA